The Aspergillus fumigatus Af293 chromosome 3, whole genome shotgun sequence region TTGCCACTCGTTTCTATACCGACGAGGGCAATTTCGGTACGTTGGTCAATTCGCACAACTGACATCGTCTTGCTAAGTGTCATAGATATCGTTGGAAACAATATCCCTGtattcttcatccaggaTGCTATCCTCTTCCCCGATCTGATCCACGCCGTCAAGCCCAGAGGTGACAACGAGATCCCTCAGGCTGCCACTGCTCATGACTCGGCCTGGGACTTCTTCAGCCAGCAGCCAAGCACGATGCACACACTGCTCTGGGCTATGTCTGGGCATGGCATTCCTCGTTCTTTCCGACATGTTGATGGGTTCGGTGTGCATACCTTCCGATTCGTGACAGATGACGGTGCATCCAAGCTCGTCAAATTTCACTGGAAGTCTTTGCAGGGCAAGGCCAGCATGGTCTGGGAAGAGGCCCAGCAGACCTCTGGCAAGAATCCTGACTTCATGCGTCAGGATTTGCACGATGCAATCGAGGCTGGACGCTATCCGGAGTGGGAAGTAAGTCGTcttccatcgtcatcacGGCCCCCTAATCTTGTAGACATCAAGCAACCTTCAAGAAGCTAATGCCTGATTCAATCAGCTCGGTGTTCAAAtcatggatgaggaggaccaACTGCGGTTCGGTTTTGACCTCTTGGACCCCACAAAGATCGTGCCAGAGGAATTCGTGCCCATCACCAAGTTGGGCAAGATGCAACTGAACCGCAACCCTCGCAACTATTTCGCTGAGACCGAACAAGTTATGGTATGGTGCCATCAGGAAGCTGATACAGAATGAATCTGTAGTCTGACTGCAAACAGTTCCAACCTGGTCACATTGTCCGTGGTGTTGACTTCACTGAAGACCCTCTCCTGCAAGGCCGTCTGTTTTCGTACCTGGACACTCAGCTGAACCGTCACGGTGGCCCCAACTTTGAACAACTCCCCATCAACCAACCTCGCGTTCCCGTGCACAACAACAACCGCGATGGAGCAGGTGAGACTTTTCAAACTTTTAAGGCCAGTGCTTCCATTAATCTTTTCATATTTCTGCAGGCCAAATGTTCATTCCCCTCAACCCTCACGCGTACTCGCCCAAGACCTCCGTCAACGGTTCCCCAAAACAAGCCAACCAGACCGTCGGCGATGGCTTCTTCACAGCTCCTGGACGTACCACCAGTGGCAAGCTTGTCCGTGCGGTCAGCTCAAGCTTTGAGGATGTCTGGTCTCAGCCACGGCTCTTCTACAATTCTTTGGTTCCTGCCGAGAAGCAGTTCGTTATTGACGCCATCCGCTTCGAAAATGCAAACGTTAAATCTCCCGTGGTGAAGAACAACGTCATCATTCAGTTGAACCGCATCGATAACGACCTTGCACGACGCGTTGCGCGCGCTATTGGTGTCGCCGAGCCTGAGCCCGACCCGACCTTCTATCACAACAACAAGACTGCCGATGTCGGC contains the following coding sequences:
- the cat1 gene encoding catalase catB; its protein translation is MRLTFIPSLIGVANAVCPYMTGELNRRDEISDGDAAAATEEFLSQYYLNDNDAFMTSDVGGPIEDQNSLSAGERGPTLLEDFIFRQKIQRFDHERVPERAVHARGAGAHGVFTSYGDFSNITAASFLAKEGKQTPVFVRFSTVAGSRGSSDLARDVHGFATRFYTDEGNFDIVGNNIPVFFIQDAILFPDLIHAVKPRGDNEIPQAATAHDSAWDFFSQQPSTMHTLLWAMSGHGIPRSFRHVDGFGVHTFRFVTDDGASKLVKFHWKSLQGKASMVWEEAQQTSGKNPDFMRQDLHDAIEAGRYPEWELGVQIMDEEDQLRFGFDLLDPTKIVPEEFVPITKLGKMQLNRNPRNYFAETEQVMFQPGHIVRGVDFTEDPLLQGRLFSYLDTQLNRHGGPNFEQLPINQPRVPVHNNNRDGAGQMFIPLNPHAYSPKTSVNGSPKQANQTVGDGFFTAPGRTTSGKLVRAVSSSFEDVWSQPRLFYNSLVPAEKQFVIDAIRFENANVKSPVVKNNVIIQLNRIDNDLARRVARAIGVAEPEPDPTFYHNNKTADVGTFGTKLKKLDGLKVGVLGSVQHPGSVEGASTLRDRLKDDGVDVVLVAERLADGVDQTYSTSDAIQFDAVVVAAGAESLFAASSFTGGSANSASGASSLYPTGRPLQILIDGFRFGKTVGALGSGTAALRNAGIATSRDGVYVAQSVTDDFANDLKEGLRTFKFLDRFPVDH